One genomic segment of Streptomyces sp. NBC_00239 includes these proteins:
- the eccCa gene encoding type VII secretion protein EccCa: MSQIVVKRPPRSLPPEVPSDDVLLESPPELPRGQQEGVLMQLLPMLGMGSSVVFFFISPQAFMRIMGVLMLVATAAMVVAQVVRHRRGTQGQMADVRRDYLKYLAQTRRRVRRTARAQRDAQLYLHPAPEQLWSVVAEGSRVWERRVGDADFGQARLGLGAQQLATPLVAPETAPVDELEPLAAGAMQRFVSVHAQVDGLPVAVSLRAFYHLGVSGEAESARATARALVAQLVTLHSPDDLVVAVVAAPGAAPSWDWVKWLPHAQVPGQRPDGFDGAGTKRLFGDDLGELERLLAPRLEGRPRFSRDVQPVLDQPHLVVVLDADGRRGLVPPDSVFAAAEGLQGVTIVEVTAGDADAGPLLAGEGPGRGGLSVVVRPGRLRLESAAGVAYEGVPDALSLPAAEALARQLAPLRTGGGDEDEPLLANLDFTDLLNLGDAGSVDVARTWRPRSAGERLRVPIGVGEDGAPVMLDLKEAAQEGMGPHGLCVGATGSGKSELLRTLVLGLAVTHTSETLNFVLADFKGGATFTGMAQMPHVAAVITNLADDLTLVDRMGDSIRGELQRRQELLRSAGNYANVHDYEKARAAGAALEPLASLVLVIDEFSELLTAKPDFIDMFIQIGRIGRSLGVHLLLASQRLEEGKLRGLDTYLSYRIGLRTFSASESRTAIGVPDAYHLPSVPGSGYLKFGTDEMTRFKAAYVSGAYRSGGPDLSVGQFPVERRPVLFTAAPVPVVYAAPDPAYLAAAARREDEALADTVLDVIVRRLEGQGVPAHQVWLPPLDEAPPLDQLLPATAVSAERGLHAEGYTRPGGLVVPLGLIDKPFEQRREVLYRDFSGAAGHLLVVGGPQSGKSTLLRTLVSSFALTHTPREVQFYGLDFGGGGLASVADLPHVGGVASRLDPERVRRTVAEVAGVLSRREEFFRAHGVDSMATYRRRRAAGELPGEVFGDVFLLVDGWGAFRADYDQLEPVVADIAARGLGYGIHVVLTASRYMEVRSALKDQILGRLELRLGDVMDSEFDRKVAANVPQGAPGRGQVPERLHFMAALPRTDARPGADDLAQATAAFVESVRGNWAGPGAPAVRLLPRRLPADGLPKGFEYPQHGIAIGIDETNLEPVFVDFETDPFFLVFGESESGKTALLRLIAKQLAERYTPDQARIVVGDYRRTMLEAVAPSHLLEYAPTAAAMEMHMDAVATVMARRAPKADVTPQQLRDRSWWTGPQLFVIVDDYELVAAGSGNPMAGLVENLPYARDVGIRFIVARSSAGASRAAYEPFVQRVKELGAQGVVLSGDRNEGDILGSVRARPMPPGRGVFVSRKRGNPLVQLGWLPEQ; this comes from the coding sequence GTGAGCCAGATCGTCGTCAAGCGTCCGCCGCGGTCCCTGCCGCCCGAAGTCCCGTCGGACGACGTGCTGCTGGAGTCGCCTCCGGAGCTGCCGCGCGGGCAGCAGGAGGGCGTGCTGATGCAGCTCCTGCCGATGCTCGGCATGGGTTCGTCGGTCGTGTTCTTCTTCATCTCGCCGCAGGCGTTCATGCGCATCATGGGCGTGCTCATGCTGGTGGCCACCGCGGCGATGGTGGTGGCCCAGGTGGTGCGCCACCGGCGCGGTACACAGGGGCAAATGGCCGACGTTCGGCGGGACTACCTCAAGTACCTTGCGCAGACCCGGCGTCGGGTGCGGCGGACGGCGCGGGCGCAGCGGGACGCGCAGTTGTACCTGCACCCGGCGCCCGAGCAGCTGTGGTCGGTGGTGGCCGAGGGTTCGCGGGTGTGGGAGCGGCGGGTCGGCGACGCGGACTTCGGCCAGGCCCGGCTGGGGCTGGGCGCGCAGCAGTTGGCGACGCCGCTGGTGGCGCCGGAGACGGCGCCGGTGGACGAGCTGGAGCCGCTGGCCGCGGGTGCGATGCAGCGGTTCGTGTCGGTGCACGCGCAGGTGGACGGGCTGCCGGTGGCGGTCTCGCTGCGGGCGTTCTACCACCTGGGGGTGTCCGGGGAGGCGGAGTCGGCGCGGGCGACGGCGCGGGCGCTGGTGGCGCAGCTGGTGACGCTGCACTCCCCCGACGACCTGGTGGTGGCCGTGGTGGCGGCGCCGGGCGCGGCGCCGTCGTGGGACTGGGTCAAGTGGCTGCCGCACGCGCAGGTGCCGGGGCAGCGGCCGGACGGTTTCGACGGGGCCGGTACGAAGCGGCTGTTCGGGGACGACCTGGGTGAGCTGGAGCGGCTGCTGGCGCCGCGGCTGGAGGGCCGTCCGCGGTTCAGCCGGGACGTGCAGCCGGTGCTGGACCAGCCGCACCTGGTGGTGGTACTGGACGCGGACGGGCGGCGCGGTCTGGTGCCGCCGGACTCGGTGTTCGCGGCGGCCGAGGGCCTGCAGGGCGTGACGATCGTGGAGGTGACGGCGGGCGACGCGGACGCCGGGCCGCTCCTGGCGGGCGAGGGTCCGGGGCGCGGCGGCCTGTCGGTGGTGGTGCGGCCGGGCCGGCTGCGGCTGGAGTCCGCTGCGGGCGTGGCGTACGAGGGGGTGCCGGACGCGCTGTCGCTGCCGGCGGCGGAGGCGCTGGCGCGGCAGCTGGCACCGCTGCGCACGGGTGGCGGTGACGAGGACGAGCCGCTGCTGGCGAACCTCGACTTCACGGACCTGCTGAACCTGGGCGACGCGGGCTCGGTCGACGTGGCCCGGACCTGGCGGCCGCGGTCGGCGGGCGAGCGGCTGCGGGTGCCGATCGGCGTGGGCGAGGACGGCGCCCCGGTGATGCTGGACCTCAAGGAGGCGGCGCAGGAGGGCATGGGCCCGCACGGGCTGTGTGTCGGCGCGACGGGTTCCGGCAAGTCGGAGCTGCTGCGCACGCTGGTGCTGGGGCTGGCGGTGACGCACACCTCGGAGACGCTGAACTTCGTGCTCGCGGACTTCAAGGGCGGTGCCACCTTCACGGGGATGGCGCAGATGCCGCACGTGGCGGCGGTCATCACGAACCTGGCGGACGACCTGACGCTCGTGGACCGGATGGGCGACTCGATCCGCGGTGAGCTGCAGCGCCGGCAGGAGCTGCTGCGGTCGGCGGGCAACTACGCGAACGTCCACGACTACGAGAAGGCCCGGGCGGCGGGTGCGGCGCTGGAGCCGCTGGCCTCGCTGGTGCTGGTCATCGACGAGTTCAGCGAACTGCTCACGGCGAAGCCGGACTTCATCGACATGTTCATCCAGATCGGCCGGATCGGCCGGTCGCTGGGCGTGCACCTGCTGCTGGCGTCGCAGCGCCTGGAGGAGGGCAAGCTGCGCGGCCTGGACACGTACCTGTCGTACCGGATCGGTCTGCGGACGTTCTCGGCGTCCGAGTCGCGGACGGCGATCGGGGTGCCGGACGCGTACCACCTGCCGTCGGTGCCCGGTTCGGGGTACCTGAAGTTCGGGACCGACGAGATGACGCGGTTCAAGGCGGCCTACGTGTCGGGTGCGTACCGGTCGGGCGGCCCGGACCTGTCGGTCGGTCAGTTCCCGGTGGAGCGGCGGCCCGTGCTGTTCACGGCGGCGCCGGTGCCGGTGGTGTACGCGGCGCCGGACCCGGCGTACCTGGCGGCGGCCGCGCGGCGGGAGGACGAGGCGCTCGCGGACACGGTCCTCGACGTGATCGTGCGGCGGCTGGAGGGCCAGGGGGTGCCGGCGCACCAGGTGTGGCTGCCGCCGCTGGACGAGGCGCCGCCGCTGGACCAGCTGCTGCCGGCGACGGCGGTGTCGGCGGAGCGCGGGCTGCACGCGGAGGGGTACACCCGGCCCGGCGGCCTGGTGGTTCCGCTCGGCCTCATCGACAAGCCGTTCGAGCAGCGGCGGGAGGTGCTGTACCGGGACTTCTCGGGGGCGGCGGGCCATCTGCTGGTGGTGGGCGGCCCGCAGTCCGGGAAGTCGACGCTGCTGCGCACCCTGGTGTCATCGTTCGCGCTCACCCACACGCCGCGCGAGGTGCAGTTCTACGGGCTGGACTTCGGCGGCGGCGGGCTGGCGTCGGTGGCGGACCTGCCGCACGTGGGCGGGGTGGCCTCGCGGCTGGATCCGGAGCGGGTGCGGCGTACGGTCGCGGAGGTCGCCGGGGTGCTGTCGCGGCGCGAGGAGTTCTTCCGGGCGCACGGCGTCGACTCGATGGCCACCTACCGGCGGCGCCGGGCGGCCGGCGAGCTGCCGGGCGAGGTGTTCGGTGACGTGTTCCTGCTGGTGGACGGCTGGGGGGCGTTCCGCGCCGACTACGACCAGCTGGAGCCGGTGGTCGCGGACATCGCGGCGCGCGGGCTCGGCTACGGCATCCACGTGGTGCTGACCGCCTCCCGGTACATGGAGGTGCGTTCGGCGCTGAAGGACCAGATCCTGGGCCGGCTGGAGCTGCGCCTCGGCGACGTCATGGACTCGGAGTTCGACCGGAAGGTCGCGGCGAACGTGCCGCAGGGCGCGCCGGGCCGCGGCCAGGTCCCGGAGCGGCTGCACTTCATGGCGGCGCTGCCGCGCACCGACGCCCGGCCGGGCGCGGACGACCTGGCGCAGGCCACGGCCGCGTTCGTGGAGTCCGTACGCGGGAACTGGGCGGGTCCGGGGGCTCCGGCGGTGCGGCTGCTGCCGCGCAGGCTGCCCGCGGACGGGCTGCCGAAGGGCTTCGAGTACCCGCAGCACGGGATCGCGATCGGGATCGACGAGACGAATCTGGAGCCGGTGTTCGTCGACTTCGAGACGGATCCGTTCTTCCTGGTGTTCGGCGAGAGCGAGTCGGGCAAGACGGCGCTGCTGCGGCTGATCGCGAAGCAGCTGGCCGAGCGGTACACGCCGGACCAGGCGCGGATCGTGGTCGGCGACTACCGGCGCACGATGCTGGAGGCGGTGGCGCCCTCGCACCTGCTGGAGTACGCGCCGACGGCCGCGGCGATGGAGATGCACATGGACGCGGTGGCCACGGTGATGGCGCGGCGGGCCCCGAAGGCGGACGTCACCCCGCAGCAGCTGCGGGACCGCAGCTGGTGGACGGGTCCGCAGCTGTTCGTGATCGTCGACGACTACGAGCTGGTGGCGGCGGGCTCGGGCAACCCGATGGCGGGGCTGGTGGAGAACCTGCCGTACGCGCGGGACGTGGGCATCCGGTTCATCGTGGCGCGCAGCTCGGCGGGCGCGTCGAGGGCCGCGTACGAGCCGTTCGTGCAGCGGGTGAAGGAGCTGGGCGCGCAGGGCGTCGTGCTGTCGGGCGACCGCAACGAGGGCGACATCCTGGGCAGTGTGCGGGCCCGTCCGATGCCGCCGGGCCGGGGTGTGTTCGTCTCGCGCAAGCGGGGCAATCCGCTGGTCCAGCTCGGTTGGCTGCCCGAGCAGTAG
- a CDS encoding DUF397 domain-containing protein, translated as MADAREKDELYALDISGAEWLSAPGTEEHEERVEIAHLPGGAVAMRSSLDPDTVLRYTEAEWTAFVLGARDGEFDLT; from the coding sequence ATGGCTGACGCACGCGAAAAGGACGAGCTGTACGCCCTCGACATCTCCGGAGCCGAGTGGCTCAGCGCGCCCGGCACGGAGGAACACGAGGAGCGCGTGGAGATCGCGCACCTGCCGGGCGGGGCCGTGGCGATGCGGTCGTCGCTGGACCCGGACACGGTGCTGCGGTACACGGAGGCGGAGTGGACCGCCTTCGTGCTCGGGGCGCGGGACGGCGAGTTCGACCTGACCTGA
- a CDS encoding WXG100 family type VII secretion target, which produces MSLAVNYDTVATASGDVRRTAQKLSQELDQLMAQVKEVAGTWEGEAKTAYMDIQQTVSTEMAGMNAKLGDIANLLDSSLAGYQDTDKGNAARFRMV; this is translated from the coding sequence ATGTCCCTTGCAGTCAACTACGACACCGTCGCGACCGCGTCCGGTGACGTGCGCCGCACCGCCCAGAAGCTCAGCCAGGAACTCGACCAGCTGATGGCGCAGGTCAAGGAGGTCGCCGGGACCTGGGAGGGCGAGGCGAAGACCGCGTACATGGACATCCAGCAGACCGTCTCCACCGAGATGGCCGGCATGAACGCCAAGCTCGGCGACATCGCCAACCTGCTCGACAGCTCCCTGGCCGGCTACCAGGACACCGACAAGGGCAACGCCGCCCGCTTCCGGATGGTCTGA
- a CDS encoding WXG100 family type VII secretion target, whose translation MAMNLQVDDVRKQKLAGEINAYHTELSSRINALNDVVDRIQAGWKGAASQEYDQLQRGVNQHLAKIKSKLIELEEAMRLSVKGFNAEEQQRIADIRRVGASGEEGGGNTSSILTM comes from the coding sequence ATGGCGATGAACCTCCAAGTCGATGACGTCAGGAAGCAAAAGCTCGCGGGGGAGATCAACGCGTACCACACGGAGCTCTCCAGCCGGATCAATGCGCTCAACGACGTGGTCGACCGCATCCAGGCGGGCTGGAAGGGCGCGGCGAGCCAGGAGTACGACCAGCTGCAGCGCGGCGTGAACCAGCACCTCGCGAAGATCAAGAGCAAGCTCATCGAGCTGGAGGAAGCCATGCGCCTGAGCGTCAAGGGCTTCAACGCCGAGGAGCAGCAGCGCATCGCCGACATCCGCCGGGTCGGCGCGAGTGGCGAAGAGGGCGGCGGCAACACCAGCTCCATCCTCACCATGTGA